In Argonema galeatum A003/A1, one DNA window encodes the following:
- a CDS encoding nucleotide exchange factor GrpE → MMVNNPNLFLFGCVLWLVIVWLILSLRHSNKVDSPTESNTAAAREIEELRQECLRLREELQQQSKQLKTDFQNATFSQLQTLLNNYPSVRKMTEAKPDLPAKNLVSLFTPLDNLLASWGYEQIGSAWEQVPYNPQLHQPDTNDIAEGEFVYIRFVGYREGSRILSPAKVSRTLPISSPSQ, encoded by the coding sequence ATGATGGTTAACAACCCCAATCTATTTTTGTTTGGTTGCGTTCTGTGGTTGGTGATCGTTTGGCTAATTTTGAGCCTGCGGCACTCTAATAAAGTCGATTCCCCCACAGAAAGTAATACGGCTGCTGCAAGAGAGATAGAAGAGTTGCGGCAAGAATGTCTGCGACTGCGAGAAGAATTGCAGCAACAATCAAAGCAGCTAAAAACTGATTTCCAGAATGCTACTTTCTCCCAATTGCAAACGCTGTTAAACAACTATCCCAGCGTCCGCAAAATGACGGAAGCGAAACCAGATTTACCAGCCAAAAATTTGGTTTCGCTGTTTACTCCTTTGGATAACCTTTTGGCTAGTTGGGGATACGAACAAATTGGTTCGGCTTGGGAACAAGTTCCATATAATCCCCAACTGCATCAACCGGATACCAATGATATTGCAGAAGGGGAATTTGTTTATATCCGGTTTGTCGGTTATCGAGAGGGGTCGCGCATTCTCTCCCCCGCGAAAGTCAGCCGCACTTTGCCGATTTCTTCTCCATCTCAATAA
- a CDS encoding DUF2997 domain-containing protein, which translates to MAEYRKIEYRIGTDGKITETVLNASGSTCTETTSGIEKALGKVESQKLFPEYYQEDEDLINEETQSQTEM; encoded by the coding sequence ATGGCTGAGTATCGCAAGATTGAATATCGCATTGGCACTGACGGCAAGATAACTGAAACCGTACTCAACGCCTCTGGCTCCACCTGTACCGAAACCACTTCAGGAATTGAAAAAGCTTTGGGTAAAGTAGAATCTCAAAAGCTATTTCCAGAATACTATCAGGAAGATGAAGACCTCATCAACGAAGAAACGCAATCTCAGACTGAAATGTAG
- a CDS encoding GerMN domain-containing protein: MSIIRKSTLLSFGLLMTLCGVSTDGKFVAGAVTSNQSTIKPQSEILKESAKTKPAFQETSDAVKVTQNRVKVFFPNYSRNTTDLGHVEPVLRTTQRRDLSRFAIEQLIVGPTSNETRMGFIKPIQFRGSSNCGSDFTLSISSGVARIKFCKIIPSAGIGDDARVTSSIKATLKQFSTVKSVIILTKEGDCLGDMSGENLCLRRR, encoded by the coding sequence ATGTCTATTATTCGTAAGTCAACTTTACTATCTTTTGGCCTGCTAATGACACTTTGTGGTGTCAGTACTGATGGAAAATTTGTGGCTGGAGCAGTAACCTCAAATCAGTCAACAATCAAACCGCAATCAGAGATATTAAAAGAAAGCGCTAAAACGAAACCAGCTTTTCAAGAAACATCTGATGCGGTGAAGGTAACTCAAAACCGGGTTAAAGTATTTTTTCCTAACTACTCCAGAAACACGACAGACCTCGGCCATGTTGAGCCAGTTTTGCGGACAACGCAACGGCGGGATCTAAGTCGATTTGCGATCGAGCAATTGATTGTTGGGCCAACCAGTAATGAAACCAGAATGGGTTTTATTAAGCCGATTCAGTTCAGAGGCAGTTCTAACTGTGGCAGCGATTTTACTCTCTCGATTTCTTCTGGAGTAGCGCGAATAAAATTCTGTAAAATAATTCCTTCAGCTGGTATCGGAGATGATGCTCGCGTCACAAGTTCTATTAAAGCGACACTGAAGCAATTTTCCACAGTCAAATCAGTTATTATCCTGACGAAAGAAGGCGACTGTCTTGGGGATATGAGTGGCGAAAATCTTTGTTTGCGTAGAAGATAA